The Elephas maximus indicus isolate mEleMax1 chromosome 19, mEleMax1 primary haplotype, whole genome shotgun sequence genome contains a region encoding:
- the ZNF207 gene encoding BUB3-interacting and GLEBS motif-containing protein ZNF207 isoform X1, with amino-acid sequence MGRKKKKQLKPWCWYCNRDFDDEKILIQHQKAKHFKCHICHKKLYTGPGLAIHCMQVHKETIDAVPNAIPGRTDIELEIYGMEGIPEKDMDERRRLLEQKTQAESQKKKQQDDSDEYDDDDSAASTSFQPQPVQPQQGYIPPMAQPGLPPVPGAPGMPPGIPPLMPGVPPLMPGMPPVMPGMPPGLHHQRKYTQSFCGENIMMPMGGMMPPGPGIPPLMPGMPPGMPPPVPRPGIPPMTQAQAVSAPGILNRPPAPTATVPAPQPPVTKPLFPSAGQMGTPVTSSSTASSNSESLSASSKALFPSTAQAQAAVQGPVGTDFKPLNSTPATTTEPPKPTFPAYTQSTASTTSTTNSTAAKPVASITSKPATLTTTSATSKLIHPDEDISLEERRAQLPKYQRNLPRPGQAPIGNPPVGPIGGMMPPQPGIPQQQGMRPPMPPHGQYGGHHQGMPGYLPGAMPPYGQGPPMVPPYQGGPPRPPMGMRPPVMSQGGRY; translated from the exons ATGGGTCGCAAGAAGAAGAAGCAGCTGAAGCCGTGGTGCT GGTATTGTAATAGAGATTTTGATGACGAGAAAATCCTTATACAGCACCAAAAAGCAAAGCATTTTAAATGTCATATATGTCACAAAAAATTGTACACAGGACCTGGCTTAGCTATTCATTGCATGCAG GTACATAAAGAGACAATAGATGCTGTACCAAATGCAATACCTGGGAGAACAGACATAGAGTTGGAAATATATGGTATGGAAGGTATTCCAGAAAAAGACATGGATGAAAGACGACGACTTCTTGAACAGAAAACGCAAG cAGAGAGCCAAAAAAAGAAGCAACAAGATGATTCTGATGAGTATGATGATGATGACTCTGCAGCGTCAACTTCGTTTCAGCCACAGCCTGTTCAGCCTCAACAAGGCTATATCCCTCCAATGGCACAGCCAGGTCTGCCACCAGTCCCGGGGGCACCAGGAATGCCTCCAG gcatACCTCCATTAATGCCAGGTGTTCCTCCACTGATGCCAGGGATGCCTCCAGTTATGCCAGGCATGCCACCTGG ATTGCATCATCAGAGAAAATACACCCAGTCATTTTGCGGTGAAAACAT AATGATGCCAATGGGTGGAATGATGCCACCTGGACCAGGAATCCCACCTCTGATGCCTGGTATGCCACCAG GTATGCCTCCACCTGTTCCACGTCCTGGAATTCCTCCAATGACTCAAGCACAGGCTGTTTCAGCACCAGGTATTCTTAATAGACCGCCTGCACCAACAGCAACAGTTCCTGCTCCTCAGCCTCCAGTTACTAAGCCTCTTTTCCCCAGTGCTGGACAG ATGGGGACACCTGTAACAAGCTCAAGTACAGCTTCATCCAATTCAGAAAGTCTGTCTGCATCTTCTAAAGCTCTGTTTCCTAGCACAGCACAA GCTCAGGCAGCTGTCCAAGGACCTGTTGGTACAGATTTCAAGCCTTTAAATAGTACCCCTGCAACAACTACAGAACCCCCAAAGCCTACATTCCCTGCTTATACTCAGTCTACAGCATCAACCACTAGTACAACAAACAGCACTGCAGCTAAACCAGTGGCTTCAATAACAAGTAAGCCTGCTACACTTACAACAACCAGTGCAACCAGTAAGTTGATCCATCCAGATGAGGATATATCACTG GAAGAGAGAAGGGCACAGTTACCTAAATATCAGCGTAATCTTCCTCGACCAGGACAGGCTCCCATTGGTAATCCACCCGTTGGACCAATTGGAGGTATGATGCCACCACAGCCAGGCATCCCACAGCAACAAGGAATGAGACCCCCAATGCCGCCTCATg gTCAGTATGGTGGTCATCATCAAGGCATGCCAGGTTACCTTCCTGGCGCAATGCCGCCATATGGGCAGGGACCGCCAATGGTGCCCCCATACCAAGGTGGGCCTCCTCGACCTCCAATGGGAATGAGACCTCCTGTAATGTCGCAAGGTGGCCGTTACTGA
- the ZNF207 gene encoding BUB3-interacting and GLEBS motif-containing protein ZNF207 isoform X5, with protein MGRKKKKQLKPWCWYCNRDFDDEKILIQHQKAKHFKCHICHKKLYTGPGLAIHCMQVHKETIDAVPNAIPGRTDIELEIYGMEGIPEKDMDERRRLLEQKTQAESQKKKQQDDSDEYDDDDSAASTSFQPQPVQPQQGYIPPMAQPGLPPVPGAPGMPPGIPPLMPGVPPLMPGMPPVMPGMPPGLHHQRKYTQSFCGENIMMPMGGMMPPGPGIPPLMPGMPPGMPPPVPRPGIPPMTQAQAVSAPGILNRPPAPTATVPAPQPPVTKPLFPSAGQAQAAVQGPVGTDFKPLNSTPATTTEPPKPTFPAYTQSTASTTSTTNSTAAKPVASITSKPATLTTTSATSKLIHPDEDISLEERRAQLPKYQRNLPRPGQAPIGNPPVGPIGGMMPPQPGIPQQQGMRPPMPPHGQYGGHHQGMPGYLPGAMPPYGQGPPMVPPYQGGPPRPPMGMRPPVMSQGGRY; from the exons ATGGGTCGCAAGAAGAAGAAGCAGCTGAAGCCGTGGTGCT GGTATTGTAATAGAGATTTTGATGACGAGAAAATCCTTATACAGCACCAAAAAGCAAAGCATTTTAAATGTCATATATGTCACAAAAAATTGTACACAGGACCTGGCTTAGCTATTCATTGCATGCAG GTACATAAAGAGACAATAGATGCTGTACCAAATGCAATACCTGGGAGAACAGACATAGAGTTGGAAATATATGGTATGGAAGGTATTCCAGAAAAAGACATGGATGAAAGACGACGACTTCTTGAACAGAAAACGCAAG cAGAGAGCCAAAAAAAGAAGCAACAAGATGATTCTGATGAGTATGATGATGATGACTCTGCAGCGTCAACTTCGTTTCAGCCACAGCCTGTTCAGCCTCAACAAGGCTATATCCCTCCAATGGCACAGCCAGGTCTGCCACCAGTCCCGGGGGCACCAGGAATGCCTCCAG gcatACCTCCATTAATGCCAGGTGTTCCTCCACTGATGCCAGGGATGCCTCCAGTTATGCCAGGCATGCCACCTGG ATTGCATCATCAGAGAAAATACACCCAGTCATTTTGCGGTGAAAACAT AATGATGCCAATGGGTGGAATGATGCCACCTGGACCAGGAATCCCACCTCTGATGCCTGGTATGCCACCAG GTATGCCTCCACCTGTTCCACGTCCTGGAATTCCTCCAATGACTCAAGCACAGGCTGTTTCAGCACCAGGTATTCTTAATAGACCGCCTGCACCAACAGCAACAGTTCCTGCTCCTCAGCCTCCAGTTACTAAGCCTCTTTTCCCCAGTGCTGGACAG GCTCAGGCAGCTGTCCAAGGACCTGTTGGTACAGATTTCAAGCCTTTAAATAGTACCCCTGCAACAACTACAGAACCCCCAAAGCCTACATTCCCTGCTTATACTCAGTCTACAGCATCAACCACTAGTACAACAAACAGCACTGCAGCTAAACCAGTGGCTTCAATAACAAGTAAGCCTGCTACACTTACAACAACCAGTGCAACCAGTAAGTTGATCCATCCAGATGAGGATATATCACTG GAAGAGAGAAGGGCACAGTTACCTAAATATCAGCGTAATCTTCCTCGACCAGGACAGGCTCCCATTGGTAATCCACCCGTTGGACCAATTGGAGGTATGATGCCACCACAGCCAGGCATCCCACAGCAACAAGGAATGAGACCCCCAATGCCGCCTCATg gTCAGTATGGTGGTCATCATCAAGGCATGCCAGGTTACCTTCCTGGCGCAATGCCGCCATATGGGCAGGGACCGCCAATGGTGCCCCCATACCAAGGTGGGCCTCCTCGACCTCCAATGGGAATGAGACCTCCTGTAATGTCGCAAGGTGGCCGTTACTGA
- the ZNF207 gene encoding BUB3-interacting and GLEBS motif-containing protein ZNF207 isoform X3, whose translation MGRKKKKQLKPWCWYCNRDFDDEKILIQHQKAKHFKCHICHKKLYTGPGLAIHCMQVHKETIDAVPNAIPGRTDIELEIYGMEGIPEKDMDERRRLLEQKTQAESQKKKQQDDSDEYDDDDSAASTSFQPQPVQPQQGYIPPMAQPGLPPVPGAPGMPPGIPPLMPGVPPLMPGMPPVMPGMPPGMMPMGGMMPPGPGIPPLMPGMPPGMPPPVPRPGIPPMTQAQAVSAPGILNRPPAPTATVPAPQPPVTKPLFPSAGQMGTPVTSSSTASSNSESLSASSKALFPSTAQAQAAVQGPVGTDFKPLNSTPATTTEPPKPTFPAYTQSTASTTSTTNSTAAKPVASITSKPATLTTTSATSKLIHPDEDISLEERRAQLPKYQRNLPRPGQAPIGNPPVGPIGGMMPPQPGIPQQQGMRPPMPPHGQYGGHHQGMPGYLPGAMPPYGQGPPMVPPYQGGPPRPPMGMRPPVMSQGGRY comes from the exons ATGGGTCGCAAGAAGAAGAAGCAGCTGAAGCCGTGGTGCT GGTATTGTAATAGAGATTTTGATGACGAGAAAATCCTTATACAGCACCAAAAAGCAAAGCATTTTAAATGTCATATATGTCACAAAAAATTGTACACAGGACCTGGCTTAGCTATTCATTGCATGCAG GTACATAAAGAGACAATAGATGCTGTACCAAATGCAATACCTGGGAGAACAGACATAGAGTTGGAAATATATGGTATGGAAGGTATTCCAGAAAAAGACATGGATGAAAGACGACGACTTCTTGAACAGAAAACGCAAG cAGAGAGCCAAAAAAAGAAGCAACAAGATGATTCTGATGAGTATGATGATGATGACTCTGCAGCGTCAACTTCGTTTCAGCCACAGCCTGTTCAGCCTCAACAAGGCTATATCCCTCCAATGGCACAGCCAGGTCTGCCACCAGTCCCGGGGGCACCAGGAATGCCTCCAG gcatACCTCCATTAATGCCAGGTGTTCCTCCACTGATGCCAGGGATGCCTCCAGTTATGCCAGGCATGCCACCTGG AATGATGCCAATGGGTGGAATGATGCCACCTGGACCAGGAATCCCACCTCTGATGCCTGGTATGCCACCAG GTATGCCTCCACCTGTTCCACGTCCTGGAATTCCTCCAATGACTCAAGCACAGGCTGTTTCAGCACCAGGTATTCTTAATAGACCGCCTGCACCAACAGCAACAGTTCCTGCTCCTCAGCCTCCAGTTACTAAGCCTCTTTTCCCCAGTGCTGGACAG ATGGGGACACCTGTAACAAGCTCAAGTACAGCTTCATCCAATTCAGAAAGTCTGTCTGCATCTTCTAAAGCTCTGTTTCCTAGCACAGCACAA GCTCAGGCAGCTGTCCAAGGACCTGTTGGTACAGATTTCAAGCCTTTAAATAGTACCCCTGCAACAACTACAGAACCCCCAAAGCCTACATTCCCTGCTTATACTCAGTCTACAGCATCAACCACTAGTACAACAAACAGCACTGCAGCTAAACCAGTGGCTTCAATAACAAGTAAGCCTGCTACACTTACAACAACCAGTGCAACCAGTAAGTTGATCCATCCAGATGAGGATATATCACTG GAAGAGAGAAGGGCACAGTTACCTAAATATCAGCGTAATCTTCCTCGACCAGGACAGGCTCCCATTGGTAATCCACCCGTTGGACCAATTGGAGGTATGATGCCACCACAGCCAGGCATCCCACAGCAACAAGGAATGAGACCCCCAATGCCGCCTCATg gTCAGTATGGTGGTCATCATCAAGGCATGCCAGGTTACCTTCCTGGCGCAATGCCGCCATATGGGCAGGGACCGCCAATGGTGCCCCCATACCAAGGTGGGCCTCCTCGACCTCCAATGGGAATGAGACCTCCTGTAATGTCGCAAGGTGGCCGTTACTGA
- the ZNF207 gene encoding BUB3-interacting and GLEBS motif-containing protein ZNF207 isoform X4 — MGRKKKKQLKPWCWYCNRDFDDEKILIQHQKAKHFKCHICHKKLYTGPGLAIHCMQVHKETIDAVPNAIPGRTDIELEIYGMEGIPEKDMDERRRLLEQKTQESQKKKQQDDSDEYDDDDSAASTSFQPQPVQPQQGYIPPMAQPGLPPVPGAPGMPPGIPPLMPGVPPLMPGMPPVMPGMPPGMMPMGGMMPPGPGIPPLMPGMPPGMPPPVPRPGIPPMTQAQAVSAPGILNRPPAPTATVPAPQPPVTKPLFPSAGQMGTPVTSSSTASSNSESLSASSKALFPSTAQAQAAVQGPVGTDFKPLNSTPATTTEPPKPTFPAYTQSTASTTSTTNSTAAKPVASITSKPATLTTTSATSKLIHPDEDISLEERRAQLPKYQRNLPRPGQAPIGNPPVGPIGGMMPPQPGIPQQQGMRPPMPPHGQYGGHHQGMPGYLPGAMPPYGQGPPMVPPYQGGPPRPPMGMRPPVMSQGGRY; from the exons ATGGGTCGCAAGAAGAAGAAGCAGCTGAAGCCGTGGTGCT GGTATTGTAATAGAGATTTTGATGACGAGAAAATCCTTATACAGCACCAAAAAGCAAAGCATTTTAAATGTCATATATGTCACAAAAAATTGTACACAGGACCTGGCTTAGCTATTCATTGCATGCAG GTACATAAAGAGACAATAGATGCTGTACCAAATGCAATACCTGGGAGAACAGACATAGAGTTGGAAATATATGGTATGGAAGGTATTCCAGAAAAAGACATGGATGAAAGACGACGACTTCTTGAACAGAAAACGCAAG AGAGCCAAAAAAAGAAGCAACAAGATGATTCTGATGAGTATGATGATGATGACTCTGCAGCGTCAACTTCGTTTCAGCCACAGCCTGTTCAGCCTCAACAAGGCTATATCCCTCCAATGGCACAGCCAGGTCTGCCACCAGTCCCGGGGGCACCAGGAATGCCTCCAG gcatACCTCCATTAATGCCAGGTGTTCCTCCACTGATGCCAGGGATGCCTCCAGTTATGCCAGGCATGCCACCTGG AATGATGCCAATGGGTGGAATGATGCCACCTGGACCAGGAATCCCACCTCTGATGCCTGGTATGCCACCAG GTATGCCTCCACCTGTTCCACGTCCTGGAATTCCTCCAATGACTCAAGCACAGGCTGTTTCAGCACCAGGTATTCTTAATAGACCGCCTGCACCAACAGCAACAGTTCCTGCTCCTCAGCCTCCAGTTACTAAGCCTCTTTTCCCCAGTGCTGGACAG ATGGGGACACCTGTAACAAGCTCAAGTACAGCTTCATCCAATTCAGAAAGTCTGTCTGCATCTTCTAAAGCTCTGTTTCCTAGCACAGCACAA GCTCAGGCAGCTGTCCAAGGACCTGTTGGTACAGATTTCAAGCCTTTAAATAGTACCCCTGCAACAACTACAGAACCCCCAAAGCCTACATTCCCTGCTTATACTCAGTCTACAGCATCAACCACTAGTACAACAAACAGCACTGCAGCTAAACCAGTGGCTTCAATAACAAGTAAGCCTGCTACACTTACAACAACCAGTGCAACCAGTAAGTTGATCCATCCAGATGAGGATATATCACTG GAAGAGAGAAGGGCACAGTTACCTAAATATCAGCGTAATCTTCCTCGACCAGGACAGGCTCCCATTGGTAATCCACCCGTTGGACCAATTGGAGGTATGATGCCACCACAGCCAGGCATCCCACAGCAACAAGGAATGAGACCCCCAATGCCGCCTCATg gTCAGTATGGTGGTCATCATCAAGGCATGCCAGGTTACCTTCCTGGCGCAATGCCGCCATATGGGCAGGGACCGCCAATGGTGCCCCCATACCAAGGTGGGCCTCCTCGACCTCCAATGGGAATGAGACCTCCTGTAATGTCGCAAGGTGGCCGTTACTGA
- the ZNF207 gene encoding BUB3-interacting and GLEBS motif-containing protein ZNF207 isoform X2, with protein sequence MGRKKKKQLKPWCWYCNRDFDDEKILIQHQKAKHFKCHICHKKLYTGPGLAIHCMQVHKETIDAVPNAIPGRTDIELEIYGMEGIPEKDMDERRRLLEQKTQESQKKKQQDDSDEYDDDDSAASTSFQPQPVQPQQGYIPPMAQPGLPPVPGAPGMPPGIPPLMPGVPPLMPGMPPVMPGMPPGLHHQRKYTQSFCGENIMMPMGGMMPPGPGIPPLMPGMPPGMPPPVPRPGIPPMTQAQAVSAPGILNRPPAPTATVPAPQPPVTKPLFPSAGQMGTPVTSSSTASSNSESLSASSKALFPSTAQAQAAVQGPVGTDFKPLNSTPATTTEPPKPTFPAYTQSTASTTSTTNSTAAKPVASITSKPATLTTTSATSKLIHPDEDISLEERRAQLPKYQRNLPRPGQAPIGNPPVGPIGGMMPPQPGIPQQQGMRPPMPPHGQYGGHHQGMPGYLPGAMPPYGQGPPMVPPYQGGPPRPPMGMRPPVMSQGGRY encoded by the exons ATGGGTCGCAAGAAGAAGAAGCAGCTGAAGCCGTGGTGCT GGTATTGTAATAGAGATTTTGATGACGAGAAAATCCTTATACAGCACCAAAAAGCAAAGCATTTTAAATGTCATATATGTCACAAAAAATTGTACACAGGACCTGGCTTAGCTATTCATTGCATGCAG GTACATAAAGAGACAATAGATGCTGTACCAAATGCAATACCTGGGAGAACAGACATAGAGTTGGAAATATATGGTATGGAAGGTATTCCAGAAAAAGACATGGATGAAAGACGACGACTTCTTGAACAGAAAACGCAAG AGAGCCAAAAAAAGAAGCAACAAGATGATTCTGATGAGTATGATGATGATGACTCTGCAGCGTCAACTTCGTTTCAGCCACAGCCTGTTCAGCCTCAACAAGGCTATATCCCTCCAATGGCACAGCCAGGTCTGCCACCAGTCCCGGGGGCACCAGGAATGCCTCCAG gcatACCTCCATTAATGCCAGGTGTTCCTCCACTGATGCCAGGGATGCCTCCAGTTATGCCAGGCATGCCACCTGG ATTGCATCATCAGAGAAAATACACCCAGTCATTTTGCGGTGAAAACAT AATGATGCCAATGGGTGGAATGATGCCACCTGGACCAGGAATCCCACCTCTGATGCCTGGTATGCCACCAG GTATGCCTCCACCTGTTCCACGTCCTGGAATTCCTCCAATGACTCAAGCACAGGCTGTTTCAGCACCAGGTATTCTTAATAGACCGCCTGCACCAACAGCAACAGTTCCTGCTCCTCAGCCTCCAGTTACTAAGCCTCTTTTCCCCAGTGCTGGACAG ATGGGGACACCTGTAACAAGCTCAAGTACAGCTTCATCCAATTCAGAAAGTCTGTCTGCATCTTCTAAAGCTCTGTTTCCTAGCACAGCACAA GCTCAGGCAGCTGTCCAAGGACCTGTTGGTACAGATTTCAAGCCTTTAAATAGTACCCCTGCAACAACTACAGAACCCCCAAAGCCTACATTCCCTGCTTATACTCAGTCTACAGCATCAACCACTAGTACAACAAACAGCACTGCAGCTAAACCAGTGGCTTCAATAACAAGTAAGCCTGCTACACTTACAACAACCAGTGCAACCAGTAAGTTGATCCATCCAGATGAGGATATATCACTG GAAGAGAGAAGGGCACAGTTACCTAAATATCAGCGTAATCTTCCTCGACCAGGACAGGCTCCCATTGGTAATCCACCCGTTGGACCAATTGGAGGTATGATGCCACCACAGCCAGGCATCCCACAGCAACAAGGAATGAGACCCCCAATGCCGCCTCATg gTCAGTATGGTGGTCATCATCAAGGCATGCCAGGTTACCTTCCTGGCGCAATGCCGCCATATGGGCAGGGACCGCCAATGGTGCCCCCATACCAAGGTGGGCCTCCTCGACCTCCAATGGGAATGAGACCTCCTGTAATGTCGCAAGGTGGCCGTTACTGA
- the ZNF207 gene encoding BUB3-interacting and GLEBS motif-containing protein ZNF207 isoform X6 — translation MGRKKKKQLKPWCWYCNRDFDDEKILIQHQKAKHFKCHICHKKLYTGPGLAIHCMQVHKETIDAVPNAIPGRTDIELEIYGMEGIPEKDMDERRRLLEQKTQESQKKKQQDDSDEYDDDDSAASTSFQPQPVQPQQGYIPPMAQPGLPPVPGAPGMPPGIPPLMPGVPPLMPGMPPVMPGMPPGLHHQRKYTQSFCGENIMMPMGGMMPPGPGIPPLMPGMPPGMPPPVPRPGIPPMTQAQAVSAPGILNRPPAPTATVPAPQPPVTKPLFPSAGQAQAAVQGPVGTDFKPLNSTPATTTEPPKPTFPAYTQSTASTTSTTNSTAAKPVASITSKPATLTTTSATSKLIHPDEDISLEERRAQLPKYQRNLPRPGQAPIGNPPVGPIGGMMPPQPGIPQQQGMRPPMPPHGQYGGHHQGMPGYLPGAMPPYGQGPPMVPPYQGGPPRPPMGMRPPVMSQGGRY, via the exons ATGGGTCGCAAGAAGAAGAAGCAGCTGAAGCCGTGGTGCT GGTATTGTAATAGAGATTTTGATGACGAGAAAATCCTTATACAGCACCAAAAAGCAAAGCATTTTAAATGTCATATATGTCACAAAAAATTGTACACAGGACCTGGCTTAGCTATTCATTGCATGCAG GTACATAAAGAGACAATAGATGCTGTACCAAATGCAATACCTGGGAGAACAGACATAGAGTTGGAAATATATGGTATGGAAGGTATTCCAGAAAAAGACATGGATGAAAGACGACGACTTCTTGAACAGAAAACGCAAG AGAGCCAAAAAAAGAAGCAACAAGATGATTCTGATGAGTATGATGATGATGACTCTGCAGCGTCAACTTCGTTTCAGCCACAGCCTGTTCAGCCTCAACAAGGCTATATCCCTCCAATGGCACAGCCAGGTCTGCCACCAGTCCCGGGGGCACCAGGAATGCCTCCAG gcatACCTCCATTAATGCCAGGTGTTCCTCCACTGATGCCAGGGATGCCTCCAGTTATGCCAGGCATGCCACCTGG ATTGCATCATCAGAGAAAATACACCCAGTCATTTTGCGGTGAAAACAT AATGATGCCAATGGGTGGAATGATGCCACCTGGACCAGGAATCCCACCTCTGATGCCTGGTATGCCACCAG GTATGCCTCCACCTGTTCCACGTCCTGGAATTCCTCCAATGACTCAAGCACAGGCTGTTTCAGCACCAGGTATTCTTAATAGACCGCCTGCACCAACAGCAACAGTTCCTGCTCCTCAGCCTCCAGTTACTAAGCCTCTTTTCCCCAGTGCTGGACAG GCTCAGGCAGCTGTCCAAGGACCTGTTGGTACAGATTTCAAGCCTTTAAATAGTACCCCTGCAACAACTACAGAACCCCCAAAGCCTACATTCCCTGCTTATACTCAGTCTACAGCATCAACCACTAGTACAACAAACAGCACTGCAGCTAAACCAGTGGCTTCAATAACAAGTAAGCCTGCTACACTTACAACAACCAGTGCAACCAGTAAGTTGATCCATCCAGATGAGGATATATCACTG GAAGAGAGAAGGGCACAGTTACCTAAATATCAGCGTAATCTTCCTCGACCAGGACAGGCTCCCATTGGTAATCCACCCGTTGGACCAATTGGAGGTATGATGCCACCACAGCCAGGCATCCCACAGCAACAAGGAATGAGACCCCCAATGCCGCCTCATg gTCAGTATGGTGGTCATCATCAAGGCATGCCAGGTTACCTTCCTGGCGCAATGCCGCCATATGGGCAGGGACCGCCAATGGTGCCCCCATACCAAGGTGGGCCTCCTCGACCTCCAATGGGAATGAGACCTCCTGTAATGTCGCAAGGTGGCCGTTACTGA